A stretch of the Haloplanus aerogenes genome encodes the following:
- a CDS encoding aldo/keto reductase, which yields MDLPRLGFGTYRLTDPDRCRTAVETALETGYRHVDTAEYYENEASVGAGIAESDVPREDVVVASKVWRDRLGYDAFLESARERVDLLGVETLDLLYVHWPMDTYDPEETLPALVAAREQGLTRHVGLSNFTPEGMDEAIDHLGEPPAAHQVELHPLLQQDDLRAHADRHGYQLVAYAPIARNAVADVPEIRQVAEKHDATPAQVSLAWVVEKGVVPIPKSGTPAHVRENYGALDLDLDDADVAKIDGIEREKRVVDFPNAPWK from the coding sequence ATGGATCTCCCACGACTCGGCTTCGGCACGTACCGACTCACCGATCCCGACCGCTGTCGCACCGCCGTCGAGACGGCACTGGAGACGGGGTATCGCCACGTCGACACCGCGGAGTATTACGAGAACGAGGCGTCGGTCGGCGCCGGAATCGCCGAGAGCGACGTGCCGCGCGAGGACGTGGTCGTCGCGTCGAAGGTGTGGCGCGACCGCCTCGGCTACGATGCGTTCCTCGAAAGCGCCCGCGAGCGCGTCGATCTGCTCGGCGTCGAGACGCTCGACTTGCTGTACGTCCACTGGCCGATGGACACCTACGACCCCGAGGAGACGCTCCCCGCGCTGGTGGCGGCACGGGAGCAGGGCCTGACCCGCCACGTCGGCCTCAGCAACTTCACGCCCGAAGGGATGGACGAGGCCATCGACCACCTCGGCGAACCGCCCGCCGCCCACCAGGTCGAACTGCATCCCCTGCTCCAGCAAGACGACCTCCGGGCCCACGCCGACCGCCACGGCTACCAGCTAGTGGCGTACGCTCCTATCGCACGCAACGCTGTCGCGGACGTCCCCGAGATTCGGCAGGTGGCCGAGAAACACGACGCTACGCCGGCGCAGGTGTCGCTGGCGTGGGTCGTCGAGAAGGGCGTCGTCCCCATCCCCAAGTCGGGGACGCCCGCGCACGTCCGCGAGAACTACGGGGCGCTCGATCTCGACCTCGACGACGCGGACGTGGCGAAAATCGACGGGATCGAGCGCGAGAAGCGGGTGGTCGACTTCCCGAACGCGCCGTGGAAATAG
- a CDS encoding universal stress protein, with product MFEGVIARLVAVARRMRRLERRELAAFGRWLQHTGNLLHLTVLVAVPLLIGLVTLISNALTELSFLLFPPLASGAYTLFADPEGRYASPRKFVVGLVVGACCGWAALGLSAWAPFFPTAAPVSPASAALSIFLTGAATWLLDVEEPAAFSTALLVLVTDDASPEAYVTSVAVFGALVAVVFSLWRSRFYERRAQYLYDTAQGDDHVLVPMRGDHDRAETTALFGATLAAAHDAGKVVLLAILDESAADADVDANADPALDDVATETAERLEATAETVRTRAGVPCEVVVASGAPVPTTVETAANTNCDLVVTPYEEKQGLLSPYVRGIFDSRYDTIAFRPTTGRRRWRRILVTVARPGDTAHAMLDFAARLAGRSGTLSVCTCIDAEVERRGAETRLADLAETVDVDVETRVARSRITDFIGANADAYDLLLVGSSGERSRASRFVSPPTFERLHDVDCDVAVIDRGHP from the coding sequence ATGTTCGAGGGGGTGATCGCTCGACTCGTCGCCGTCGCCCGCCGAATGCGGCGACTCGAACGGCGCGAACTCGCCGCCTTCGGGCGCTGGCTCCAGCACACCGGCAACCTCCTCCACCTGACGGTGCTGGTGGCGGTCCCCCTGCTCATCGGACTGGTGACGCTCATCTCGAACGCGCTCACCGAACTCTCCTTCCTGCTCTTCCCGCCGCTGGCGTCGGGGGCGTACACGCTCTTTGCCGACCCCGAGGGGCGCTACGCCTCGCCCCGGAAGTTCGTCGTCGGCCTCGTCGTCGGCGCGTGCTGTGGGTGGGCGGCGCTCGGCCTCTCCGCGTGGGCGCCGTTCTTCCCCACCGCGGCCCCCGTCTCGCCCGCGAGCGCCGCGCTCTCCATCTTCCTCACCGGTGCCGCGACGTGGCTCCTCGACGTGGAGGAACCCGCCGCCTTCTCGACGGCGTTGCTCGTCCTCGTCACCGACGACGCCTCGCCCGAGGCGTACGTCACCAGCGTCGCCGTCTTCGGTGCCCTCGTCGCCGTGGTCTTCTCCCTCTGGCGCTCGCGCTTCTACGAACGCCGCGCGCAGTATCTCTACGACACGGCACAGGGTGACGATCACGTCCTCGTGCCGATGCGGGGGGATCACGACCGCGCGGAGACGACGGCGCTGTTCGGCGCGACGCTCGCCGCCGCCCACGACGCCGGGAAGGTGGTGTTGCTGGCGATTCTCGACGAATCGGCGGCCGATGCCGACGTCGACGCCAACGCCGACCCGGCGCTCGACGACGTCGCGACGGAGACGGCCGAACGTCTGGAGGCGACCGCGGAGACGGTCCGAACTCGTGCCGGCGTCCCCTGCGAGGTGGTGGTCGCCAGCGGCGCGCCCGTACCGACGACCGTCGAGACGGCGGCGAACACGAACTGCGACCTCGTGGTCACGCCCTACGAGGAAAAGCAGGGGTTGCTCTCGCCGTACGTTCGCGGCATCTTCGACAGCCGCTACGACACCATCGCCTTCCGGCCGACGACGGGCCGTCGCCGCTGGCGGCGCATTCTCGTGACCGTCGCTCGCCCCGGCGACACCGCCCACGCCATGCTCGATTTCGCCGCGCGACTGGCCGGCCGGAGCGGGACGCTGAGCGTCTGCACCTGTATCGACGCCGAAGTGGAGCGCCGGGGGGCGGAGACACGGCTGGCCGACCTCGCGGAGACGGTGGACGTGGACGTGGAGACGCGGGTGGCCCGGAGCCGGATCACCGACTTCATCGGCGCCAACGCCGACGCCTACGACCTGTTGCTCGTCGGATCGTCCGGCGAACGCTCGCGTGCCTCGCGGTTCGTCTCCCCGCCCACCTTCGAGCGGTTACACGACGTGGACTGCGACGTGGCGGTGATCGACCGCGGGCATCCCTAG
- a CDS encoding nucleoside phosphorylase, whose translation MAIQPHLRVDEDDVHDVALLPGDPGRVERIAAQCDTVEELAHNREYYLVNAEYDGVPLTVCSTGVGSPSAAIALEELAAVGVETVIRPGTTGALQSDIEIGDMVVATGAAKEEGTTKRYERVEYPAAPDYDVLRALVDAAEANDEAVHVGPIVTDDAFYAETDEYVADWEDAGLLAVEMEAAALFTLARRKGLRAGAICTVDGNLVEGTQKGSGDVSADELPPKARNNVERMIELALDAAATLG comes from the coding sequence ATGGCCATCCAGCCACACCTGCGGGTCGACGAGGACGACGTTCACGACGTGGCGCTCCTGCCCGGCGACCCGGGGCGAGTCGAACGGATCGCCGCGCAGTGTGACACCGTCGAAGAACTCGCCCACAACCGCGAGTACTACCTCGTCAACGCCGAGTACGACGGCGTCCCGCTCACCGTCTGTTCGACCGGCGTGGGGTCGCCCTCCGCGGCCATCGCGCTGGAGGAACTCGCGGCCGTCGGCGTCGAGACGGTCATTCGGCCGGGGACGACCGGCGCGCTCCAGTCGGATATCGAGATCGGTGACATGGTCGTCGCCACCGGCGCGGCGAAAGAGGAGGGGACGACCAAACGCTACGAGCGGGTGGAGTATCCCGCTGCCCCCGACTACGACGTGTTGCGAGCGCTCGTCGACGCCGCCGAGGCGAACGACGAGGCCGTCCACGTCGGCCCGATCGTCACCGACGACGCCTTCTACGCCGAGACGGACGAGTACGTCGCCGACTGGGAGGACGCCGGCTTGCTCGCGGTGGAGATGGAGGCGGCCGCGCTCTTCACCCTCGCTCGGCGGAAGGGCCTGCGCGCCGGTGCCATCTGCACCGTCGACGGCAACCTCGTCGAGGGCACGCAGAAAGGGAGCGGCGACGTGTCGGCAGACGAACTCCCGCCGAAGGCCCGCAACAACGTCGAGCGGATGATCGAACTGGCGTTAGACGCCGCCGCGACGCTCGGGTAA
- a CDS encoding potassium channel family protein, which yields MASFPVEVLFGLYLGILTGIIPALVSWAFGFTFKYITGVTVPAFGVIVLSVAIAGVNGGLMALNDPTFTQSANQVRLTVAVIVVLMLSLYAHSAGDKMGAEFPRKLSLRKLTDRTLSTDVIQLVGGRGQVAVRVSGDVGDMEGYPSVPADLRREIREWTATFPADVPVVELESRVADRLRTEFDLADVAVTLDERARATVNAAPPLGGLSKRIPPGKRGVSVRGLLPTGTARGDEVALTAPDRTYRGTVVSLRSDSARDAARTADTSATDGGTDPVPDPTATPSLPVADGGDGRLTVAVDAGQASSLLGSAVDRLTVLSRGTRREYELLTLLRRAGNRIRKVTIREGAPVAGTTIGNADLRDAHGVTVLAVRHEGRWQFAPRGSQALAVGDDLFVVGAYDAVSAFREAVA from the coding sequence ATGGCCTCCTTTCCGGTCGAAGTCCTCTTTGGCCTCTATCTCGGCATCCTGACGGGCATTATTCCGGCGCTGGTGTCGTGGGCGTTCGGCTTCACGTTCAAGTACATCACCGGCGTCACCGTCCCTGCGTTCGGTGTCATCGTCCTCTCCGTCGCTATCGCCGGCGTCAACGGTGGCCTGATGGCGCTGAACGATCCGACCTTCACCCAGTCGGCGAATCAGGTCCGCCTGACCGTGGCAGTCATCGTCGTGTTGATGCTCTCGCTGTACGCGCACAGTGCCGGCGACAAGATGGGGGCGGAGTTCCCCCGGAAACTGTCGCTGCGCAAACTCACCGACCGAACCCTCTCGACGGACGTGATCCAACTCGTCGGCGGCCGCGGGCAGGTCGCCGTGCGCGTCTCCGGCGACGTGGGCGACATGGAGGGGTATCCGTCCGTGCCCGCGGACCTCCGCCGGGAGATTCGGGAGTGGACCGCCACCTTCCCCGCCGACGTGCCGGTGGTCGAACTGGAGTCGCGGGTGGCCGACCGCCTCCGCACCGAGTTCGACCTCGCGGACGTGGCGGTGACGCTCGACGAACGCGCCCGAGCGACGGTGAACGCCGCGCCGCCCCTCGGCGGCCTCTCCAAGCGCATCCCGCCGGGCAAGCGCGGCGTCTCGGTCCGGGGGCTCCTGCCGACGGGTACCGCTCGCGGCGACGAGGTGGCACTCACGGCCCCCGACCGAACCTACCGTGGGACCGTCGTCAGCCTCCGGAGCGACAGCGCGCGCGACGCCGCGCGGACGGCCGACACCAGCGCCACCGACGGCGGGACCGATCCTGTCCCCGACCCCACTGCCACCCCGTCGCTCCCCGTCGCGGACGGTGGCGACGGCCGCCTGACCGTCGCCGTCGACGCCGGGCAGGCGTCCTCGCTGCTCGGGTCGGCCGTCGACCGCCTCACCGTCCTCTCCCGGGGGACGCGCCGGGAGTACGAACTCCTGACGCTCCTCCGGCGGGCGGGCAACCGGATCCGGAAAGTGACGATCCGGGAGGGTGCGCCCGTCGCGGGCACGACCATCGGTAACGCCGACCTGCGGGACGCCCACGGCGTGACGGTCCTCGCCGTCCGCCACGAGGGGCGCTGGCAGTTCGCGCCCCGCGGCTCGCAGGCGCTCGCCGTGGGTGACGACCTGTTCGTCGTCGGGGCGTACGACGCCGTCTCGGCGTTCCGGGAGGCGGTCGCGTGA
- a CDS encoding NAD-binding protein translates to MAASRGDRFLGVRAAVGLTLLAGALSMVTGIVHMGSPTGRPLVPFVPPVARATAGFTGTLTGFLLLGSALGLRRGLRAAWYSTICLLVVSAGQGLVQASETSIPLVVLSVLALPAVALNRRRFDRSVDFSATQLAALLALGGSQVYITTGAYALREEFGGINTVVDAVYFAIVTSSTVGYGDITPQTAVARLFGISALVVGTASFAIALGVLLTPAIEARLVKALGKMTQSELDLLDDHILVLGHGDLTEAIIQELDGKAPFLVLVPDGDVARRLSERGIDTLTGDTSDEETLRRVHVEEARAVVAATNDDAADALAILTVRDLAPDIHIVAAATHRENVAKLRRAGADTVISPASIGGHLLVESALGGRDVDTEAVADRLLDEI, encoded by the coding sequence ATGGCTGCGAGTCGGGGTGATCGGTTTCTCGGTGTGCGGGCCGCAGTAGGCCTGACGCTCCTCGCCGGCGCACTCTCGATGGTGACGGGCATCGTCCACATGGGGTCGCCGACGGGGCGACCGCTCGTCCCCTTCGTCCCCCCGGTAGCCCGCGCCACCGCCGGCTTCACCGGCACGCTCACCGGCTTTCTGCTGCTCGGGAGCGCGCTCGGTCTCCGACGAGGCCTTCGCGCCGCGTGGTACTCGACCATCTGCCTGCTCGTCGTCTCCGCCGGACAGGGGCTGGTGCAGGCGAGCGAAACGTCGATTCCGCTGGTGGTCCTCTCCGTCCTCGCGCTGCCCGCCGTCGCGCTCAACCGCCGTCGGTTCGACCGCTCGGTCGACTTCTCGGCCACGCAACTGGCCGCCCTCCTCGCTCTCGGCGGCTCGCAGGTGTACATCACGACGGGCGCGTACGCCCTCCGCGAGGAGTTCGGCGGGATCAACACGGTGGTCGACGCCGTCTACTTCGCCATCGTCACCTCCAGCACCGTCGGCTACGGTGACATCACGCCCCAGACGGCAGTGGCTCGGCTGTTCGGTATCTCGGCGCTCGTCGTCGGGACGGCGAGTTTCGCCATCGCCCTCGGTGTCCTGCTGACGCCCGCCATCGAAGCCCGACTCGTCAAGGCACTCGGAAAGATGACCCAATCAGAACTCGACTTGCTCGACGATCACATCCTCGTCCTCGGTCACGGCGACCTGACCGAGGCGATCATTCAGGAACTGGACGGCAAAGCACCCTTCCTCGTCCTCGTCCCGGACGGTGACGTGGCACGACGGCTGAGCGAACGCGGTATCGACACGCTCACCGGCGACACGAGCGACGAGGAGACGCTTCGGCGCGTCCACGTCGAGGAGGCGCGGGCCGTCGTCGCGGCGACGAACGACGACGCGGCGGACGCCCTCGCCATCCTGACGGTGCGTGACCTCGCGCCAGACATCCACATCGTCGCGGCGGCGACCCACCGCGAGAACGTGGCCAAACTCCGGCGTGCGGGCGCCGACACGGTAATCAGCCCCGCGAGCATCGGCGGCCACCTGCTCGTCGAGTCGGCGCTCGGGGGCCGGGACGTCGACACCGAGGCTGTGGCGGATCGCTTGCTCGACGAAATCTAG
- the guaA gene encoding glutamine-hydrolyzing GMP synthase, with translation MVDTDEFIEEATEEIAAEVGDANAIIALSGGVDSSVAAALAYRAIGDQLTPVYVDTGLMRKGETEQIRETFAFMDSLRIVDAKDRFLDALSGVTDPEEKRHVIGEGFIREFERAAKETDADYLVQGTIYPDRIESEGNIKSHHNVGGLPEVIDFEGIVEPVRDLYKDEVREVARALDLEEVVSERMPFPGPGLAVRIIGEVTEEKLEVARESCHVVEEEVAEHDPWQAFAAVIGKATGVKGDNRVHGWVVSVRSVESRDGMTARAQDLPWETLQRIQSRITGENDNVARVVYDVTHKPPATIEYE, from the coding sequence ATGGTCGACACTGACGAGTTCATCGAGGAGGCAACCGAGGAGATTGCGGCCGAAGTGGGCGACGCGAACGCCATCATCGCGCTCTCTGGCGGCGTCGACTCCTCGGTCGCGGCCGCCCTCGCCTACCGCGCCATCGGCGACCAACTCACCCCCGTCTACGTCGACACTGGCCTGATGCGCAAAGGCGAGACCGAACAGATCCGGGAGACGTTCGCCTTCATGGACAGCCTCCGGATCGTCGACGCGAAAGATCGATTCCTCGACGCCCTCTCCGGCGTGACGGACCCCGAGGAGAAACGCCACGTCATCGGCGAGGGGTTCATCCGCGAGTTCGAACGCGCGGCCAAAGAGACCGACGCCGACTACCTCGTGCAGGGGACGATCTACCCCGACCGCATCGAGAGCGAGGGCAACATCAAGTCCCACCACAACGTCGGCGGCCTCCCCGAAGTCATCGACTTCGAGGGCATCGTCGAACCCGTGCGCGACCTCTACAAGGACGAAGTGCGCGAGGTGGCGCGAGCCCTGGATTTAGAGGAGGTCGTCTCCGAGCGGATGCCGTTCCCCGGCCCCGGTCTCGCCGTGCGGATCATCGGTGAAGTCACCGAGGAGAAGTTGGAGGTGGCCCGCGAGTCGTGTCACGTCGTCGAGGAGGAGGTCGCGGAACACGATCCGTGGCAGGCCTTCGCGGCCGTCATCGGCAAGGCGACGGGTGTCAAGGGCGACAATCGCGTCCACGGGTGGGTCGTCTCGGTGCGCTCCGTCGAGAGCCGCGACGGCATGACCGCACGGGCGCAGGACCTCCCGTGGGAGACGCTCCAGCGCATCCAGAGTCGGATCACTGGCGAGAACGACAACGTCGCGCGGGTCGTCTACGACGTGACGCACAAACCGCCC
- a CDS encoding potassium/proton antiporter family protein: MQVSVPAVDPFLLRTLARLLAFAVGAALVSAVAALVYRWYTKLRLPLWLSILLGLSVVALALNTVGVFTDLLSGQTSIFSVERIVFNVLALGVGAISAPVGRLVGDRVATDVFAFAGARELDVEVSRIVRSVGRITDVTLPEDADDIDDIEGYDPVSPATKETLAGKTLIFPRRLSVSELENRFVTRLQDDYDVGHVDVELTDDGTIEYLALGSRATGIGPTLAPGTVAVAVRADPAHAASPGDRVQVWRTEPAAERLLTGELRAHVDDVATLAVDGEEATHLDADETYRLVTLPAEPQAEREFASLLRAAEETMYVVNVAAGSDLVGVAVESLDATVVAVQSEDGTVDDLPDDRTLAPGDAVYVVSRPETYRRLDARSRAPEA; this comes from the coding sequence ATGCAAGTGTCCGTGCCCGCGGTCGATCCGTTCCTGCTTCGCACGCTCGCCCGCCTGCTCGCCTTCGCCGTCGGGGCCGCCCTCGTCAGTGCCGTCGCGGCGCTCGTCTACCGCTGGTACACCAAACTCCGCCTGCCGCTGTGGCTGTCGATCCTGCTCGGCCTCTCGGTGGTCGCGCTGGCGCTCAACACGGTCGGGGTGTTCACCGACCTGCTCAGCGGCCAGACGAGCATCTTCTCGGTCGAACGGATCGTGTTCAACGTCCTCGCGCTGGGTGTCGGCGCGATCAGTGCGCCCGTCGGCCGCCTCGTCGGTGACCGCGTCGCGACCGACGTGTTCGCCTTCGCGGGCGCGCGCGAACTCGACGTGGAGGTGAGTCGGATCGTCCGCTCGGTCGGCCGCATCACCGACGTGACCCTCCCCGAGGACGCCGACGACATCGATGACATAGAGGGGTACGATCCGGTGAGTCCGGCGACGAAGGAGACGCTCGCGGGCAAGACGCTGATCTTCCCCCGACGACTGTCCGTCTCGGAGTTAGAGAACCGGTTCGTCACCCGTCTGCAGGACGACTACGATGTGGGTCACGTCGACGTGGAACTGACCGACGACGGTACGATCGAGTATCTCGCACTGGGGAGTCGCGCGACCGGGATCGGCCCGACGCTCGCACCGGGGACCGTCGCCGTCGCGGTCCGGGCCGATCCCGCCCACGCCGCCAGTCCCGGTGATCGGGTGCAGGTGTGGCGGACGGAGCCGGCGGCTGAACGCCTCCTGACTGGCGAACTCCGGGCACACGTCGACGACGTGGCGACGCTCGCCGTCGACGGGGAGGAGGCGACCCACCTCGACGCCGACGAGACGTATCGGCTGGTTACTCTCCCCGCTGAACCGCAGGCCGAACGCGAGTTCGCGTCGCTCCTCCGAGCGGCGGAAGAGACCATGTACGTCGTCAACGTTGCTGCGGGGAGCGACCTCGTGGGCGTGGCTGTCGAGAGTCTCGATGCGACGGTCGTGGCGGTCCAGAGCGAGGACGGGACCGTCGACGACCTGCCCGACGATCGGACGCTCGCGCCCGGCGACGCGGTGTACGTCGTCAGCCGTCCCGAGACGTACCGACGGCTCGACGCTCGAAGCCGGGCGCCGGAGGCGTAG
- a CDS encoding ubiquinol-cytochrome c reductase iron-sulfur subunit, with protein sequence MSADDKYPEESGRRRFVKGVVGGSALAGVGALGTVTVNSATASPGAGGGSTQAWAIENTGGPAPRGMPQIPIEIDSEGYIKGVWPDVETVTQGGREVQVAEMDLGGSTYSSEWFQYCGVEGYGGIQPGYESENYFRSGSNPAYNWQSQSKEEGDRFHVDDFSDYEEWGNGIGDPGTGKPASGRWRSEDASDIIPIQLLRSTRIEEAAQDDEWLQASTSEGFIAWLNKCTHFCCVPGYKQSADAGRFGNPNSVYCQCHQSTYDPFNLVQTLFIARPRPD encoded by the coding sequence ATGAGCGCGGACGACAAATATCCCGAAGAGAGCGGCCGGCGGCGATTCGTCAAGGGCGTCGTGGGGGGCTCGGCGCTCGCCGGCGTTGGCGCTCTCGGGACGGTGACCGTCAACAGCGCGACCGCCTCGCCCGGGGCCGGCGGCGGGAGCACCCAAGCGTGGGCCATCGAGAACACCGGCGGCCCGGCACCCCGCGGCATGCCGCAGATCCCCATCGAGATCGACTCCGAGGGCTACATCAAGGGCGTCTGGCCCGACGTCGAGACCGTCACGCAGGGTGGGCGAGAGGTGCAGGTCGCGGAGATGGATCTCGGCGGCTCCACCTACTCCTCCGAGTGGTTCCAGTACTGCGGTGTCGAGGGATACGGCGGCATCCAGCCCGGATACGAGAGTGAGAACTACTTCCGCTCCGGGTCGAACCCCGCCTACAACTGGCAGTCACAGAGCAAGGAGGAGGGCGACCGCTTCCACGTCGACGACTTCAGCGACTACGAGGAGTGGGGCAACGGCATCGGTGACCCCGGCACCGGGAAGCCCGCGAGTGGCCGGTGGCGCTCCGAGGACGCCAGCGACATCATCCCGATTCAGTTGCTCCGCAGCACGCGCATCGAGGAAGCCGCTCAAGACGACGAGTGGTTGCAGGCGAGCACTTCGGAGGGCTTCATCGCGTGGCTCAACAAGTGTACGCACTTCTGCTGTGTGCCGGGCTACAAGCAGTCGGCCGATGCCGGCCGGTTCGGGAACCCGAACAGCGTCTACTGCCAGTGCCACCAGTCGACGTACGACCCGTTCAACCTCGTCCAGACACTGTTCATCGCGCGTCCGCGGCCCGACTAA
- a CDS encoding CTP synthase: protein MPTEPETGYDPDLGRKFVFVTGGVMSGLGKGITAASTGRLLSNAGFDVTAVKIDPYLNVDAGTMNPYQHGEVYVLKDGGEVDLDLGNYERFLGTDMTFDHNVTTGKTYKHVIEKERAGDYLGNTVQIIPHITDDIKRRIREAAEGTDVCLVEVGGTVGDIEGMPYLEALRQFSHEEEDDDVLFAHVTLVPYSKNGEQKTKPTQHSVKELRSIGLQPDVLVGRCEDRLDPQTKEKIALFCDVPTDAVFSNPDVEDIYHVPLMVEEEGLDEYVMEQLNIADEALPKAERDSRWRELVTRERTGEIDVALVGKYALEDAYMSIHEALKHAGIHKEVDVNVLWVDADEMRDHHTERLREADAVVVPGGFGSRGAEGKIEAIRYARENDVPFLGLCLGFQMAVVEYARNVLGLEGAHSAEIDEDTPYPVIDLLPEQYDLEDLGGTMRLGAHTTDIHLGTLAHEVYDADSCTERHRHRYEVNPEYIDDLEAGDLTFSGRAGNRMEIVELDDHPFFLGTQFHPEFRSRPDRASPPFVGFVEATLEQLVDEEREVEA, encoded by the coding sequence ATGCCGACGGAACCCGAGACAGGGTACGACCCGGATCTGGGTCGGAAGTTCGTTTTCGTAACTGGGGGTGTCATGTCCGGTCTCGGCAAGGGGATCACGGCCGCGAGCACCGGCCGCCTCCTGTCGAACGCGGGCTTCGACGTGACCGCCGTAAAGATCGACCCGTATCTCAACGTGGACGCGGGGACGATGAACCCCTACCAGCACGGGGAGGTGTACGTGCTGAAAGACGGGGGCGAGGTCGACCTCGACCTCGGCAACTACGAGCGCTTCCTCGGGACGGACATGACGTTCGACCACAACGTCACGACGGGGAAGACGTACAAACACGTCATCGAGAAGGAGCGCGCGGGCGACTATCTGGGCAACACGGTCCAGATCATCCCGCACATCACCGACGACATCAAGCGGCGCATCCGCGAGGCCGCCGAAGGGACCGACGTGTGTCTCGTCGAAGTCGGTGGCACCGTGGGCGACATCGAAGGGATGCCCTACCTCGAAGCGCTCCGGCAGTTCTCCCACGAGGAAGAGGACGACGACGTGCTCTTCGCGCACGTGACGCTCGTCCCCTACTCGAAAAACGGCGAGCAGAAGACCAAGCCCACCCAGCACAGCGTGAAGGAACTGCGCTCCATCGGCCTCCAACCCGACGTACTGGTCGGCCGGTGCGAGGACCGCCTCGACCCGCAGACCAAAGAGAAGATCGCGCTGTTCTGTGACGTACCCACCGACGCCGTCTTCTCCAACCCCGACGTCGAGGACATCTACCACGTCCCCCTGATGGTCGAAGAGGAAGGGCTGGACGAGTACGTGATGGAGCAACTGAACATCGCGGACGAGGCGCTGCCGAAGGCGGAACGGGACAGCCGCTGGCGCGAACTCGTCACCCGCGAGCGCACGGGCGAGATCGACGTGGCGCTCGTCGGCAAGTACGCCCTCGAAGACGCGTACATGTCGATCCACGAGGCGCTGAAACACGCCGGTATCCACAAGGAAGTCGACGTGAACGTCCTCTGGGTCGACGCCGACGAGATGCGCGACCACCACACCGAACGCCTGCGCGAGGCGGACGCGGTGGTCGTCCCCGGTGGCTTCGGCTCCCGTGGCGCCGAGGGCAAGATCGAGGCGATCCGGTACGCCCGCGAGAACGACGTGCCCTTCCTCGGCCTCTGTCTCGGCTTCCAGATGGCCGTCGTCGAGTACGCGCGGAACGTCCTCGGGCTTGAGGGCGCTCACTCCGCCGAAATCGACGAGGACACGCCCTACCCCGTGATCGACCTCCTGCCCGAGCAGTACGATCTTGAGGATCTCGGCGGCACGATGCGGCTGGGCGCACACACCACGGATATCCATCTCGGCACGCTCGCCCACGAGGTCTACGACGCCGACTCGTGTACCGAGCGCCACCGCCACCGCTACGAGGTGAACCCCGAGTACATCGATGACCTCGAAGCCGGCGACCTCACCTTCTCCGGCCGGGCGGGTAACCGGATGGAGATCGTCGAACTCGACGATCACCCCTTCTTCCTCGGGACGCAGTTCCACCCCGAGTTCCGGTCGCGCCCCGACCGCGCGAGTCCGCCCTTCGTCGGCTTCGTCGAAGCGACGTTGGAGCAGCTGGTCGACGAGGAACGGGAGGTGGAGGCCTGA
- a CDS encoding ubiquitin-like small modifier protein 1 gives MQWKLFADLAEVAGDREIRVDVAPGATVGDALDELLDTRPALRERVLDDSGTVADHINVLRNGENVHAGDGLETELERGDELALFPPVSGG, from the coding sequence ATGCAGTGGAAGTTGTTCGCGGACCTCGCGGAAGTGGCGGGCGACCGGGAGATCCGTGTCGACGTGGCCCCCGGCGCGACGGTCGGCGACGCACTCGACGAACTGCTCGACACCCGCCCCGCGCTCCGGGAGCGCGTCCTCGACGACTCGGGTACGGTGGCCGACCACATCAACGTCCTCCGGAACGGCGAGAACGTCCACGCGGGCGACGGACTGGAGACGGAACTGGAGCGTGGCGACGAACTCGCGCTGTTCCCGCCGGTGAGCGGCGGGTAA